Genomic segment of Anser cygnoides isolate HZ-2024a breed goose unplaced genomic scaffold, Taihu_goose_T2T_genome scaffold_44_1, whole genome shotgun sequence:
ccccccaccgtgtccgtgtccccccttgtcctgcgatgtccccgatgtccccagtgtccccgtgcccccgccgtcaccccaatgtccccggcgtccccagtgtccccttggtgtccccaatgcccccccgccccagtgtccccaatgtccccattgaccccaatgtccccattggTTCCCAGTGGCCCCATTGTCCCCAAagtccccaatgtccccattgacccccaatgtccccattgagcccagtgtccccaatgtccccattgtccctcatgtccccaatgtccccgttgacccccaatgtccccatcgTCCCCATTGATCCCAacatccccaatgtccccaacatccccatTGACCCCCACTGAGCCCagtgtccccattgtccccaatgtccccattgacccccaACATCCCCAAGATCCCAATGTCACCAACATCCGCATTATCCCcgatgtcccccatgtccccaatgtccccattgacccccaACATCCCCAATGTCACCAttgaccccaatgtccccaacatccccaacgacccccaatgtccccattgagcccagtgtccccaatgtccccattgtcccccatgtccccattgacccgaatgtccccaatgtccccattgtTCCCATTGATCCCAATATCCCCAGTATCCACTTtatccccaatgtcccccatgtccccaacatccccaatgtccccattgaccccaatgtccccaccaTCCCCAACGTTCCCAACACCCCCAATGTCCCtgatgtcccccatgtccccaacatccccaatgtccccaacatccccattgaccccaacatccccaatgtccccattgcccccaacGTCCCCAccatccccaatgtccccaacatccccaatgtccccaacgtccccattgacccccccaacatccccaacATCCCCAGCATCCCCACTGACCCCAacatccccaatgtccccaacgtccccattgaccccaacatccccaacgtccccaacgtcccccgatgtccccggtgtccccccccggcgTCCCCACCTTCTCGGCGTCGTCCTTGCGGACCTGGCGCAGGCCGGCGCGCAGGTCGGTGCCCACACGGTGCTTGGAGCCCAGCAGCGCCGCCATCATCGCGTCCGCCGACAGCCGCACGCGGCGCAGCGCGGGGCGCACGAAGCGGCCCCCGGCCACGCGGCGCCGCAGCTCCTCCATCTGGGGACGAGGGGGGGGACATGGGTCcattgggggaaatggggacatTGGGAGCAATGGGAgcaatggggacattgggggcaatggggacattggggacatcgggggcaatgaggacattggggacattgggaccAATGGCATCAAtagggacaatggggacattgggatcaatggggacatcggggacattggggtcaaTACGGGCAATGGGGTCAATGGGGAgattggggacatgggggacatcggggacactGGCATcgatggggacattggggacttcggggacattgggggcagtggggacattggggacattgggaccAATGGCGTCAAtagggacaatggggacattggggtcaatggggccaatggggacattgggggcaatggggacattggggacatcgggggcaACgaggacattggggacattgggaccAATGGCGTCAAtagggacaatggggacatgggggacattgggggcagtggggacactggggacaatAGGGGCAATGGAGATACTGGGGACATTGGCATCAATGAggacactggggacattgggaccAATGGCGGCAATGGGGACATTGTAGtcaatggggacattgggggcagtgggggcaatggggacgttggggactTTGGGGACATTGTGGGtaatggggacactggggacaatggggacactggggacaataggggcaatggggacattggggacattgggatcAATGGGAACattggggtcaatggggacactggggtcaATAGGGGCAATGGGGTGtcaatggggacattggggacatgggggacattggggacactgGCAtcaatggggacattggggactttggggacattgggggcaatgggggcaatggggacgttggggacattggCGTCAATGAGGAcaatggggacactggggccaATGGCGTCAAtagggacaatggggacatttgggggcaatggggacattggggacattggggacacgggggacatcAGGGACACTGGCATCAATGGGGACATTATGAactttggggacattggggccAATGGTGTCAATAGGGATaatggggacatttgggggcaatggggacattggggacattggggtcaatggggatatgggggacatggggacatttggggccatttggggccaTTATGGGACATTTTGGGGCTactggggacatttggggacattggggacactggggacatgggggacttggggacattTGAGGCCATTGGGGAAatttggggacactggggacttttggggacagtggggacactggggacatttggggtcatctggggacatttggggacattggggacatgggggacatttggggccatttggggccaTTATGGGCCATTTGGGGCCattggggccatttggggccatttggggccattggggccatttggggccattggggacaccggggacactggggacacgggggacacggggccatTTAGGGCCATTCGGGGGCcatttggggccggggggccgcgcCCCCACCTCGGCCACGTTCTTGCTGACGCGCGTGCCCATGTCGTAGCGCTCCTCGTCCACCCGCGCCACGCGGGCGTGCAGCTCGCggcacagctcctggggggggggcgcggggggtcCCCATGTGCCCCCTCCCCCGGGTAcacccccctccttccctgtgccccccccttccctgtgacccccccccccgggtgcccccccgcccccacgtGACCCCCCCGTCCCTCCGTGCCCATCCTCACAtcgccccccccgggccccccctaaccccccacccccccatcacccctgtgtccccccgatgtcccccccagtaccccccagcacccccccagcacccccagcaccccccccaacacccccctccccccccagtacccccccagtaccccccatcatccccccagttccccccttccccccagcacccccccccccagcccccccaacccccccttttccccccagcaccccccagccccccagtacccccccaacccccattttccccccagcaccccccaacccccccttttccccccagcaccccccagtaccccccagcaaccccccaaccccccccaataccccccatcacccccccagtaccccccagtacccccccaacccccccttttcccccccccccaaccccccttttccccccccatcaccccccccagtaccccccccccaaccccccttttcccccccccaacccccccttttccccccccatcacccccccccccccccattaccccccccgcgcccccccacctgcagctgggCCGCGCTGAGCCCTTcgagctgcgggggggggcagagctcccccagcccccccagcacccccccatcacccccccaataccccccatcaccccccagtaccccccagcccccccatcgcccccccaaccccccccttttcccccccccatcaccccccccaacccctcccttccccccccaccccccccccccattaccccccccgcgcccccccacctgcagctgggCCGCGCTGAGCCCCTCGAGCTGCGGGGGGGGCAGAGCTCCCCCAGGTGCCGCTGCTTCTCCCCCGcccgctcctgctcctcccgctccagctcccgcttggctcgctgcagcagcagcgtctgggggggggggacacaaacacaccgggggggtcactgggatcCCCCCAAcactggaccccccccccccaaaaaaaatacagccccccccccccccccctcaccttgaGCTGCAGCTTGCGGGAGGCTGAGATCTTGGGTTttctctgggggggggggggggggggggggcggtgtcCCCGtcagtgtccccatcccgtgtcacccccccccccccgtgtcaccccccgtgtccctgtcccgtgtccccatcctgcGTCACcaccccgtgtccctgtcccaggtcccccccgtgtcccctcctcgtgtcccctccccattctgtgtccccaccccatgtccccgtgtccccatgtccccgtgtccccatcccatgtccccatgtccccctgtccccatgtccccgtgtccccaacctcatcccacgtccccatgtccccaccccgtgtccccaaccccgtcccatgtccccgtgtccccaacctcatcccatgtccccatgtccctgccccatgtccccaaccccgtcccatgtccccatgtccctgccccatgtccccaacctcatcccatgtccccatgtccctgccccatgtccccaacctcatcccatgtccccatgtccctgccccatgtccccaaccccgtcccatgtccccatgtccctgccccatgtccccaaccccatcccgtgtccccatcccatgtccccatgtcctcaaaccgtgtccccaaccccctcccacctcccccatgtccccatcccgtgtccccatgtccccaaccccatcccacGTCCTTGTCCCATGTccctgccccatgtccccatcccgtgTCCCCTACCcagtcccatgtccccatgtccccgtgtccccctgtccccatccccatcccatatccccatcccgtgtccccctgtccccatgtccccaccccatgtccccatccccatcccatgtccccatgtccccaacctcGTCCCaagtccccatgtccccatgaccctgtcccatgtccccgtgtccccatcctgcatccccatgtccccaccccatgtccccaaccccatcccatgtccccatgtccccatatccccatgttcccctgtccccgtgtccccatccccaccccatgtccccacgtccccatgtccccaccccatgtccccaaccctgtcccatgtccctgtgtccccaccccatgtctccatgtccccatgtccctaacctcgtcccatgtccccatcccgtgtccctatgtccccaccccatgtccccatcccatgtcc
This window contains:
- the LOC136789342 gene encoding LOW QUALITY PROTEIN: troponin I, cardiac muscle-like (The sequence of the model RefSeq protein was modified relative to this genomic sequence to represent the inferred CDS: inserted 1 base in 1 codon), translated to PQLPKSSANYRAYAVEPHAKRKPKISASRKLQLKTLLLQRAKRELEREEQERAGEKQRHLGELCPPXQLEGLSAAQLQELCRELHARVARVDEERYDMGTRVSKNVAEMEELRRRVAGGRFVRPALRRVRLSADAMMAALLGSKHRVGTDLRAGLRQVRKDDAEKESREVGDWRKNVDALSGMEGRKKKFEAPGGPRPEGPPQHPSTTSTGFQHLPASSTFITRPPPPPQKNNLPPPRRAPPPK